The DNA sequence TGCAGGTTTTGGCTTAGATAGTGGTAAGCATGCTGCTACTTTGACAAGAGGGGAGGTAGGGGTGTTGCATGGAGCTATGAGCTATTTATTGCAGGATGTTGATGGACAAATAGTTGAACCACATTCTATAAGTGCTGGGTAAGAATATGAACTTGGTCTTTCCATGCTATTTGTTCAGCGTGTTTCTTGTGTGCTATTTTTTGCTTTGTGTAAATGATTACTTTGTGACATTAGGCTGGATTACCCTGGAGTTGGACCAGAGCATAGTTTTTTGAAAGATATTGGGCGTGCTGAATACTATAGCGTCACAGATGAAGAGGCACTGGAAGGTATATATGCTTTAGATCTGGATAATTTTCTGCAAACCAGtgacttttttttctcctgccGGGGTGGGGGATGGAGGGAGAGGTATGCAGAGGGCCAAAGGGCAAAGTGAACAAGAAGCAACCCTCTAAACACCTTCCTTAGCCAGAAAATCAGCCATGGAGGTGGCTAATCATGGCTTTTCTTGGGATGGGATGTCCTGAGATTGGCTAAATAATATAGCTTGCCAGATAAACTGAGAGATTGCCTAAATTCGGCGAATTTTTGACAGAAATTATGCTACTTTTGGTTTCACCTCCTGTTTCGTTTTGGGCATGTCAAAACTAGCTGAACTATGGCTTGATATGTGGTTGAAAGGCTGTAAATGTGCTGAGCTTACTAGGAGTATGAGCTGAGGCTTCTAGGTGACATGGGCCGACCATGACTCAGCTCAGGCTCAGTTTACAATCTGCAAAACAAAGCTCAGGATGCATTTAAGTGAGTGAAGCAGAGGAAAGCGTGACTAATATTATTCAGAATCCTAGTCATGGTTACATAGTGGCTTTCACTTCATTGCTTGAAAATTGAAATGCTATTTTCTGACTGTAAAGCTTGTAATGCAATGTTGTATATATAGCTAGAAGTACTTCCTTTGTTCATGTTATAAAAACGTGCACAAATTCAATACACAATCTGGTTTCCCGTGTCATCTCCAAAGAATGACTTCTCAGCAggatcaagattttttttctgttggtcATACTTACACTAATATTTAGACATTGAAATTGCTTAGAGGATGTGTTGAACTTTTTAGTTTTATGATGATCTAATGGTATTTAAGTCTCGTGGTTTGGCATCTGTCATCTTTTGGAGTTTAAGATGCAGGGAATTGAGGAGCTGGACCATAATAAAAAGGATGTTTTGCATCCTTTGTTGAATACAGCAGTAACTGGATTAGATCCCGATAAGCACTGTTTACCATCCCACCAGGATCCTTTTAATGTCTTTTTTGACTTTTGCAGTTTTGTATCTTCAATTTGTGAAGAATGTAAACTATGTTAGTCAAACCATGAGCTACGACCTGTATATAAGACCCTGGGTTTGATAAATTGAGACTCATATAATCCTGTCTGACAACTGGCTTGTGCGAGAAAACCAATGGATTAACACATAAAGTCAAAGTTATATTCTGTTCTGTTGGCTTGATTACATTATGACCTTAGGCAACTCTTTTGTTAATGTTTGCTTGCCATATAACAACAGATGAGAGTAGATCTGTTGGGATTTAATTTTTCACCCTGCATGAGTGTAGAATGCATTGATGGCTTATCAGGAggcatatttatttatttatttattttgcacaATTGCAGCTTTCAAGAGAGTATCTCGACTTGAGGGCATAATCCCAGCTTTGGAGACATCTCATGCATTCGCTTATTTGGAGAAACTATGCCCAACACTGCCAAATGGAACTAAGCTTGTGCTTAACTGCAGTGGTAGAGGTGATAAGGATGTTCAAACAGCCATTAAATATTTGAAGGTCTAGAGGAGGTGTCTGATGTGGGTTTCTCTTCTAATTTGATTCGAACTTTGTATTTTCAGACAAGAACTGTTCTTCCTccatgatttttcaaagcagAAACTTGTCtgagaaatatattttttttttgtctttttgtttttttgtttttttgttttttttttttttttttttttNNNNNNNNNNNNNNNNNNNNttttttttttttattattatcataataTCCTGtaaccattatatatatattaaaataccTGGGATTGTTCTCACATTTTTCGGTTTTGCACGAGTATAATCTGTGCTTAGCTGTTGCATATACCTGCTTTCAGGAATGCTGATTATGACTGATAATGCTTCTATTCTGATCACAGTGGAGACTACATTTCATTGTAAGGCAGTGATTACTGTATTTGTATACAAATCGGATCCAACTATAGGATGTGATCACTGTTGAAACATTCCTGCATGCTTGCATCCAATCAGCTTTCTCCTTTATGTCATTTAAGGAGAAGATTCCAGATTTTGAGTGATTCTAATCCAATGAAAACTCTTCTGGAACAGTTAGGTTCAACCATTTTGGCAGCTTGCGGGTCAATTTATATCAGTTACCAGTAGGGATTTACTGGACAACTTTGATTTGTTGGATCATATCATTGGTGAAAACTGATAAGCCGacttgttccttttttttttttgggtacaaataAGCCGACTTGTTCTACTAGCACCACAAACCATATATTACATGATCATTGCTAAAGTTACGTTGCATGTGGTTCTAAACAAggcttttaaacttggaatcggtcttgtacccaaaaaaaaaattggaatcggTCTCAAAATCCCTAAAATAAGCCCACTAGATCTGAAAACCAACAATCTGgtctcaaaaaccctaaaactgggGTGAATCGGCAGATTTGACAGATCCGATTTCGATTTTTTGAAACAGTGGTTCTAAACAAGGTTGAAGTCTGGACAACGTATACTGCCCAAATTTTAGGAACCTCATGAACAGGGTTTAAAAAATGAGAATCAGATCAGGAACAACCCAATTCAGATCAGAATCAATGATCATCGATTTTCAAACCAATTCAGAACCGATTCAGAACCGAATCGACACCGACTACTTCGGTCaccaatttcaaaatttaaaaccttGCTTCTTAAGGCTGAATATTTAGTGTAACCAGTGCCCAACTCTGCTTGAAGAGCGGGCACCAGAAAATCAAAGGATCGACTTTTGTCACATAGGTGTGTGAATTTGTCATCTTTGCAGATGCCAAGATTTTCCGAGGGTAAGTTAAATAGGAAATGAATGCCAAGGTCAAGTGGTAAAATCCTCTTTGTACATTCAAGTTGCCACCTGAAGTGAATTAGATTCTTGTTATCACAGCCACAAACCCTCAGCATGCTTTTTCCAGATAACACAGTTCCGCATCAATAGGATATCCAACACCAACCAATTGAATCAATTACCACGTCAATAAACATGGTAGATTTCTTCCCAAGCTTCTAAGAACATACATCATAAATTCGTTAGATTCCATATGGACATGTTACAGATCATAATAAATGAATCAAGTGCATTTCGAATAAGTGTTGTTTGTTTTCCTTGCTTAATGTAATGCTCAAGTCCATAACATTCTCCATATGCTCTGCAGTTAGAAAGTCTCACATCATCGCATTGCAGAAGGGAAATCAAGGCTACGGACTCAACTGCTCTAGTAAGAGTAAAGACAGTCCAGAGGCTTGAGGCTTGAAACAACCCAGGGACTAAGGTTTTCCATTTAGAGAAGATAAACATAGGAGTACTTGTGACGTACAGGTCCGGAAGTAACAGAAGATATGGAGGGATCTGGTCTTTTGAAAATTAGAGAAGCCATAGATCTGAAGTAGATGAGGTAAGAACTCAAAATCCTGCCAATTACCAATTATACTGGTTTAGATAAGAGGAAACAAAGGAACCTATCAACAACATACCAATGGGTTATATGTTCCCAAAGACATTATTATCAACCCCCAAAACTGAAAACAGATACAGATAATTTTAATGTAAATGAATCACCAAAACTCCTAATCTATCCAGCTGTATAGTAATACTATTACTAATAATCTTTCTTATTCCTATTGACAAGAAGAAACTCCGTAGCACCAAAATCCCAATATTCTTGGGCCATAAAATTGAGTTTTATCAACAGCTCTAGTCAATCTCACCAACCATTCTTTTTCCTTCACGCTGATACAAGGAAAAAGCTAAGCTCTCTACTCCTGTTTCTTACTGTTTCGCCTGCACAAGTACAAAATAACATACTAATTAGTATCAACAAGAAGCAATATATATCATGTCTTCATGCAGCTTCATGCATCTCATGAACTCACCATATCATTACCATCTACATTAGAAgatggggggtgggggaagtaGCAAAGTAAAGCTCTAACGCACATAGTATTCCAATGGAAATGAGAAtggaatgaaatgaaatgagcaTAAGCTTAAGCTCATCCTATATGTTAGAACTCTGTACAATGATTTTTGGTTAATTCTTGTCCACAATTTAATTGGGATCCAAACCTAAAGCCAATAAAGAGTGTACCTAGTGCACAAGGCCCCcaccactgtggggtctggggaggatCCAAACCtaattgaatgtgatgttaaAATGACGGCTACTTTACAACAATGCGATGTAGTAGACTTATATCTGCATAACTTGAAAATGGACCACGAACTAAAAAGAAATATGTGCATCGATAAAACCAGTGTTCTTTCTGTAATGTTCCCCCATCTCCAATGGAGCAGGAGTCGCTAGGAGATAACGCATTGCAGTTATGTTTTATACCAAGGAATGCCATCAAAGGCatacaagaaaacatcattttgaCCACATATCTGGTGAGACATTTCACTTTGAAAAAGATGGAAGGGGTATTTTAGTCCTTCTATTTTTTGCCACTGGCATTCTAGTCCACTAGAAACAATAAAATTATTAACAAAATTTTCAACAGTCATAATCAATTCAAAAAGAAAACGTTAACTCACCTGGGAATAGAGGAAGGTTCCAAGGACTGCGATGGCAGCTCCAAGGGCGTTGACGGGTTGGACAGGTGTGCGGAAGATGATGATGGAGGAGACAATGACGGAAATCCTCTTCATGGTGTTTCCAATGCTAAACGTCAAGGGTGAGATCTCATCCAAGGACATATATGAAACCTGATTGTACAAGTGATAAAACACACTTTGTGCTGCCACCCACCTATCATGAATAATTCAGAGCCAcacacccacccaaaaaaaaaatcatatttcttTAGTAAGAtgccaaaggagaaaagaaagttcAAAGGTTTAAACCAACAGATAAGAACAAGGAATGAAAATGAGACCAAAGGATGGAATATATCATGCTTCATTAAAAAAGACACCAGCATTGCTTCCTCAATTCTTCACAATTGGCCAAAATAAGACTGATTAATGAATTGACATTTCTAACACCACAGCATAATAAAATGTGCAACTGGAGATGCATATCTTCACAGGGTAACTAGAAACTTCAGTGAATTAACTAGAAATCGTGGCAACATTTAGATATTTCCACCAAAACTTCAAGCATTGGATGCAAATCTTATTCATACTAGTGCTCCTTAATGCATGGTACAAAAATCTAGAGTATTCTGAAAAAGACTAGAAATCCCATTAATCCTACCTTAGATTACTTTTGACATAAGGAACACATGAACAATGACAATGGATAAATTATCATAATCTCCAAATTAGTTGTGTTGGAACTCTAGAAGGAACTCTAGAAAGAACCGTCATAGGTAAGACCCCTCATCATATGCATACTCTATGTTTAACATCATGACTCAGTTTTGTGAGACTAGGATTCTCTACCGTACCCCCAAAACCCAAGGTCCAAAAATCATTCACTAGGTAAAATATGCCTTCTCTTACAACCACCACTTCTATAAGTACTACTACTACAACTCctattttaaattttagaatttaGAAAATCTTAGCTGCTACTACCTTGGAAGATTTGAAACTGATGATTTTTCTCAAGATCTAGAGTAAGGGTCATTACTCAGTGCTGGTCCCGCCTATATGGGGTCCAGGGAGGGGCAAGTTTAGAATCGGTCATAACCTTCAGAATTTTTTGTGCAAAGTGACCACCCTCAAGCCTTAGGCCATGGGTAATTTCCCTGGCAGCTCAAACATTTTATCACCCCTTGCTTAAGATCTAGAATAGTTTAATATAAATAAGAATATGcatcaagaggaaggttgaTCAACTGTTAATCATATCAAACGGACATGAATGCATAGACAAAGCAGTAGCACCGACATACAATACAAGCAAATGACGGGTAGGTATGTGTAGCGATTACCATATTAAATTGGGTCCAATCTGAGAGATCGCTTTCTCCCAGCCAGCTACCCATAATTGTGGACCCTCCACAGCAATTGCGAAGGGAGTGAGAATCAGCAGAGACATTATGGACAGACAAGCATAGTAATTCATGCCACTGACAGACTTTCCCTTCATCCCTCTCTTTGAGAATATGTTCCGGAACACAAACGCCAGATTTGATATCATAGCCCCCATAAACCCTAAtgaccaaaatttaaaattcagGAAACTAACAacaatagaagagaaaagaaatcaaaaaatgCAGAAGATGTAAATTAGGGGGAGGAGACTCGATTCTGAGCAAAAATATAATCTTCTTACCAATCATATTGAAGTTAAGCTCCGTCACAGCGGCAAGAGCACAGCCGCCAATAATTGGGACAAGTGACAGATATACCGAAGCTGGAAAAGTTTCACCCAGAAGAAATCTAGAAACTAAGACGCTGAACGCAGGTTCACCACTCTTGATGATGTGAGTGAACGAAACCGCAACCTTCGACATGCTCACAGTAGCAGCAACATGTCCGATGGTATGTGCCACCGCAACCtacacaacacaaaccaaaaccaacgaGAGAACAATAAGACCAAACTCCCAAAGAGAAAGCAAATCAAAAGAATCTaactccccaaaaaaaaataaaaaaacaaataaaagaatctAAAGCCCTTAAACCTACCGGGAAAAGAGTTTTCCAGAATTCCAAGTCAGTTTTGGGGGCTTCAGCAATCCGAAGAGCCCAGGAGATAAGCATAATCAGCGATCCCGCAGCGAGAGAGAGTGTGGAGGTGAGCCATGGGAAGGGGTACGCGTTAAGCACCTTCTTGTTGTATATGTTGAATACAACGTTCAAAGCCCACCAAGTTGCAAAATAGATACCAATTTTCAGCTTCTGAGCTGCGGCCGCTTTTGCTTGTTGCTGATCAGGTAGTTCGATCGGTTGTGATCGATCTGCTTCATAGGCTTTGCATTCCACAATAGGCTTCCTAGCCTTTGCACTCTCCGAAGATCCAAAAGCTTCGATGGATGAAATATACAGCGGTTTCCGAGCAGAGAGGGCGGAATTGGAGCATTTTGGCACTGATAGAGAGGGAAGCGAACAGGATTGCGGACGCAGTCCTGATGCCTTCGGCCGAAGCCGTAAGAGATCGGGAACACCAAGGGCAGCCGGTGAATGCTTCACTGAGCAGATCATGACGGATACTCTACCAACAAACTATTTGAATTGATATAAAATTTCCGTACAAAAAACTTACAATTCCGTGATCGCTACGGAGTGATCAGGAACTGACTTCACCGATCTATGATCCAccagatccaaaaaaaaaactaggccGATCTTCAGATTGAGACTCAAAGAGGTaacagaaccaaaaaaaaaaacagaggatgtAATCTCGACGAATTCCCGAAGCAGAAATCTTAGAGCCAACCAACTGAAATCTGAAACTGCGACGTGTTCTTCCCGATCTTTTCGGCGTGAATCTCGATAAAAAACGAAAACGATCACAACGATTGTTCGAATGTCGACAGAAGCAGAGCAACGTCGACGGTCGACGA is a window from the Macadamia integrifolia cultivar HAES 741 chromosome 5, SCU_Mint_v3, whole genome shotgun sequence genome containing:
- the LOC122079614 gene encoding glucose-6-phosphate/phosphate translocator 1, chloroplastic-like produces the protein MICSVKHSPAALGVPDLLRLRPKASGLRPQSCSLPSLSVPKCSNSALSARKPLYISSIEAFGSSESAKARKPIVECKAYEADRSQPIELPDQQQAKAAAAQKLKIGIYFATWWALNVVFNIYNKKVLNAYPFPWLTSTLSLAAGSLIMLISWALRIAEAPKTDLEFWKTLFPVAVAHTIGHVAATVSMSKVAVSFTHIIKSGEPAFSVLVSRFLLGETFPASVYLSLVPIIGGCALAAVTELNFNMIGFMGAMISNLAFVFRNIFSKRGMKGKSVSGMNYYACLSIMSLLILTPFAIAVEGPQLWVAGWEKAISQIGPNLIWWVAAQSVFYHLYNQVSYMSLDEISPLTFSIGNTMKRISVIVSSIIIFRTPVQPVNALGAAIAVLGTFLYSQAKQ